The Papaver somniferum cultivar HN1 chromosome 3, ASM357369v1, whole genome shotgun sequence genome includes a region encoding these proteins:
- the LOC113356560 gene encoding bromodomain-containing factor 1-like, producing the protein MKRKRGHKKGKHRKKAAVDVEGIPVLYDVDVQFEDDNDNDNDDDSDSDLGGAQLDSKMEVAVPAPVVPYQPPAFTKPTPNIITYKSGGRHGIGPVKVRLKSSKVIKPQESSPDMLDKSDTDKSSQHVSLEKLGEVERTDDSGSSLPEMQSVVVMEKVPSKSGTLKIKSFRGSSSVNTIVNVAGSPAQVQGVKSTQTASDNDKKVEPSVLREPKFHLQESVYSEQELNTSLMVIRKIMNMDAAEPFSVPVDPDALGIPDYFDIIHYPMDFGTICKNLEHGNKYKNSKDVFMDVQYIWENCYKYNNKGDYIVDLMRRVKKNFMKYWVAAGLYTERSQRANGSSESMQGENAAHSVKGTPSKQARKRHGMRQHKSDCLCAVCVMKRKRRERDAQLIENQIEISDGNLSQDPKQEETAGTPFSEDTSSNLESYPVAGADIDMEEQAQKMKLESQEVSDNDVQNQNKDEGEPSEALQTGGDASGEEGNLESRFQEMDASRFATESGSQKNNLPLHQGEPTTAEKLQHKQEELRKRNQQIEIYKKFFGGENPMLTELCGNLFSGDPRSVWSGPHSLVPRHVSLRSSRGIHAALSTFMK; encoded by the exons ATGAAACGAAAACGAGGTCACAAGAAAGGAAAACATAGAAAGAAGGCGGCAGTGGATGTGGAAGGCATTCCTGTTTTGTATGATGTTGATGTTCAATTTGAagatgataatgataatgataatgatgatgatagtGATAGTGATCTCGGTGGTGCTCAGTTAGATTCCAAAATGGAAGTTGCAGTGCCAGCTCCAGTGGTGCCTTATCAACCTCCTGCATTCACAAAGCCTACTCCAAATATAATTACTTACAAATCAGGTGGACGGCATGGAATTGGACCTGTTAAAGTGAGACTTAAGTCGTCAAAAGTGATAAAGCCTCAAGAGAGTAGTCCAGATATGCTGGATAAGAGTGATACCGACAAGAGCAGTCAACATGTGAGTCTAGAAAAGCTAGGTGAAGTGGAGAGGACAGATGATAGTGGCAGCTCTTTGCCTGAAATGCAGTCGGTGGTGGTTATGGAGAAAGTGCCAAGTAAATCTGGAACCTTAAAAATCAAGTCTTTCAGAGGATCAAGTTCTGTGAATACTATAGTGAATGTTGCTGGTAGTCCTGCCCAGGTGCAAGGTGTAAAGAGTACCCAAACTGCCTCAGATAATGACAAGAAAGTGGAGCCATCAGTGTTGAGGGAACCGAAGTTTCATCTACAAGAATCAGTGTATAGTGAACAAGAACTGAATACCTCCCTTATG GTGATCAGGAAAATTATGAATATGGATGCAGCCGAGCCCTTTAGTGTTCCAGTCGATCCTGATGCCCTCGGAATACCT GACTACTTCGATATCATTCACTACCCTATGGATTTTGGCACTATATGCAAAAATCTTGAACATGgcaataaatacaagaactccaaGGATGTATTTATGGATGTACAGTACATCTGGGAGAACTGTTACAAGTACAATAATAAGGGCGATTACATTGTGGATCTTATGAGACGTGTGAAGAAGAATTTTATGAAGTATTGGGTGGCTGCAGGGTTATACACCGAGCGATCGCAAAGAGCTAATG GTTCTAGTGAAAGCATGCAGGGGGAGAATGCTGCTCACTCTGTCAAGGGCACTCCTTCCAAACAGGCACGTAAACGTCATGG AATGAGACAGCACAAAAGCGATTGTTTATGTGCTGTCTGTGTTATGAAACGCAAAAGAAGGGAACGTGATGCTCAACTTATTGAAAATCAGATTGAAATAAGTGATGGAAATCTGTCTCAAGACCCTAAGCAAGAG GAGACTGCAGGAACTCCTTTCAGTGAGGATACATCATCAAATCTGGAATCTTACCCAGTCGCTGGTGCAGACATTGATATGGAAGAACAAGCTCAGAAAATGAAGCTGGAAAGTCAAGAGGTCAGTGACAATGATGTGCAGAACCAGAACAAGGACGAGGGAGAACCTTCCGAAGCATTACAGACAGGAGGAGATGCATCTGGAGAAGAAGGGAACCTCGAGTCGCGATTCCAGGAAATGGATGCTTCACGTTTTGCCACTGAATCTGGTTCCCAGAAAAATAACCTACCATTGCATCAGGGAGAGCCTACCACCGCGGAGAAATTGCAGCATAAGCAAGAG GAACTGAGAAAAAGGAATCAGCAAATTGAAATCTACAAGAAATTCTTCGGTGGCGAAAATCCTATGCTTACAGAGTTGTGTGGCAATCTTTTTTCTGGTGATCCTAGATCAGTTTGGAGCGGACC
- the LOC113359648 gene encoding phosphopantothenoylcysteine decarboxylase subunit VHS3-like, producing the protein MLKGVTPPCNYVINGHQYNMGYFLADGIYPKLTTIVQAISQTLEIPNYVRFNKYQMAKKKDIERASGVIPVPIMEPTNNGRVFMSSMKNLEMYLQLRNDLVNHIVVHPGRGGQATNLSSLEGSDMEYVVLPSLEGDYDDTDLEEEVVPGQNEDGTFDYYGDYNDQIPDDFEHAVEHVHGDEHVGDEYEHDEDDDEDSDDEEDYDDDEDDDDEEDDDDEDSDDDDAAAYDDAVSIFEVKIKAKHLVSMANQSTTTNSVEEILRRCKRTTQSIAAMEKEICKRGDQATTNATTSS; encoded by the exons ATGTTAAAGGGTGTAACACCTCCATGCAATTATGTCATCAATGGTCACCAATACAATATGGGTTATTTCTTAGCCGATGGTATCTATCCAAAGTTGACTACAATTGTACAAGCTATTAGTCAGACATTGGAAATTCCCAACTATGTGAGATTCAACAAGTATCAAATGGCTAAAAAAAAGGATATCGAGCGTGCTTCAGG AGTTATTCCTGTTCCGATTATGGAACCTACCAATAATGGTCGTGTATTTATGTCATCTATGAAAAACCTAGAAATGTACCTACAACTAAGAAATGATCTTGTCAATCACATTGTTGTGCATCCTGGTAGAGGAGGTCAGGCAACGAACTTGTCTAGTTTGGAGGGTTCAGATATGGAATACGTGGTACTTCCATCATTAGAAGGAGATTATGATGATACAGACTTAGAAGAAGAAGTAGTTCCTGGTCAAAACGAGGATGGAACATTTGATTATTATGGAGATTACAATGATCAAATCCCAGATGACTTTGAACATGCAGTTGAACATGTACATGGAGACGAACATGTGGGAGACGAATACGAACATGATGAAGATGACGATGAGGATTCTGACGATGAGGAGGATTATgacgatgatgaggatgatgacgaTGAGGAggacgatgatgatgaggattctgacgatGACGATGCTGCTGCGTACGATGATGCGG TGTCAATCTTTGAGGTGAAAATCAAAGCTAAACATCTAGTCTCAATGGCAAATCAATCAACAACTACCAACTCAGTCGAAGAGATTcttagaagatgcaagcgaaccacTCAATCAATTGCTGCAATGGAAAAAGAGATATGCAAAAGAGGAGATCAAGCTACTACGAATGCAACAACGTCTTCATAA